The Medicago truncatula cultivar Jemalong A17 chromosome 7, MtrunA17r5.0-ANR, whole genome shotgun sequence genome includes the window TACATCTTAAGGATTCCACTAATAGAAATTATGTTTCAAAAATTGCGTTAATTTATTGCtcaaaaaatctaatattaatttttttcaattaatacttACCAAATATTTAATGATTAACATGTGCCCTaggggcacaagttaacatgatcTTTTAAACAATATGTGGATTAAGCAAAAACACGTTTTTGCGTATGATAACACTTCtgaataatttatatttgaatgataaaaaaaaaatgaaaattgaagctTAAACTATAATTCGAGCAAATTTTCATTTGTATTTCTGGTGGATCTCATGTACAAAAATAGGAAAGATAATTACAAAGAATAACAATTTGTCTCCGAGCCATGCATCACATTCACACACGCTGTACAGAGAGAGAAATCAGGATTGGAAATTGATAAGAAGAACACACGCtacaaaaggaaaaagaagagcTTGGAGTGAAGATTGGAATTGGAGCAAAAATCTGCAATCTTTTGTGGTTATTCTTTACTCTAATTtcatgaattttatttcaattttagtgTTCTTGGTTATGGACAGCTAAGTTATTTTCCAGGGTTTAGGAGAATCTTGTATGTTCAGAGACCTCATTATGTTCTAGTTTATTAATGTGAATTCCACTTTTTATTCAAATCAAATTTGTTATATTGATTTTATCACATTATTAAGAATGATCAAATCTTTGCATGTTAACAATCAGTTAATTGATCAACGATCATACTGCAGTTAATTGAGATTAGAATTATTGCATGATCAAACCTTAATTTTAGTCTTTCAGTCATTCAACCTTTTTGTGCTTTATGCTTTTCTTGAGTTTCAACTCTTTGAATGACAAAACAAAGTGTTAACTTAGGAAAAAGAATATTAATCACGAATGACCAGATGGATTAATAGTTTTACTAAGGGATTGgtgattgaataaaaataaaggaattGAATTAGAACTAGACATTAGGGAATCGAAACTTGCAAGTGAAATCGTGACCCTAGACCTCTCTCTATTGATTTACATCTTCGCACTTTTATCCTTCTTCGTCGTTACTTGGTTACCGAAACTATTCTACTACTTGTTCgtctaaataataaattaatcttaattAGTTTAGTACTTGTTAATTAATCCCTGTGGATACGATAATCCCTGTGTACACTTGCTCTAAGTGTGTTTTTAGCGCAACAAAATCCCAACAAGATTTAGAGTCGCACACAACATTTTGTCAATTATGAACAattgttttatgaaattttgattttgattaaaagtatatGTATAGATGTTTGTGATTTTCAAATTATAGCAAACCCaacaaaaccatatttttttcaatgatcccagcaatataaaaaatataatttaaattaggGAAGTGAAAAGGTCGGCCTTAATTGAATAAACCGAAAAACTTTATGGTGATTTTCACAAGTGTACGAAATCGTTCAAGTAGTAAACTCAAATGGCAATCTGGAGTTATATTGTATGATTACAAATTTATgacttaattgaacaaaaaagtCTCTTTTTTGAGGCGCAATCCCCAGTTCTTATGGGAAAGGAGCCCTAGTAATCCGGAGTTTAACTGtgaggtaagtaaagtctgacaaaaaattgttcaactCAAGAATCGAATACATATTCTTCTAAACAATTCTTCAAAAGACCTTCAACCCACGTAATGAATAGGTAGGAAGAAACTTTTCGGAGACCTCGACTTAGAATAATCGGGCCACCATACACCCGATTCACCAACATAGAGTGATCTACCGTTTCAACATAAAGCATAATCTAATAAACCCATTGTATAGTAAAAcccatcttaatcataatttgTCTCAGATAATTTCAATCCATTCGTTCATAGGTCTTACTTATATCAAGTGTTAGAGAAACATCACCTTGTTTACCTTTTGTtcatcttttttcttaaaaCGATTAACTCTGAAGCGTCGATACTTCAAAAATGGTGATGAATCCTGTCCGACATGTATCTGATACCATTACGTCCCGATACGCGTATTGGAGAAGTATCggtcaattaatatttatttttttgagaaaaaaaaattaccgaTACGTGTCAGATACGACTAACTTGTACTCTGACACGGCTAACTTATACTCCGATACTTTGACACCGATACGTCTTTCTTAcatatttccttttaaaaaaaagaaaaataaaataattagaaatAAAACTACAAGTCTGGCCGCgcaataaaaaacatattgtcTCTTCTAACCCAAAAAAATAGGGTTTCTCATCACCACACAGCGATAGTTATTCCCTCTTCTAACCAATATCACCAATTGTATTCTACTATGTTTCTCTTTGCTCTAATGTCATGTTTCTTCTGTTCTTCTCtctaattgagaaaaaaaattgtttgttttcgATATAAATTAgtgttaactatttttttttttttgaaaggaaaaattaGTGTTAACTATTAAGCAGTCAACATTAGACaaatgtgttttattttttatatttttatagtaCTTATGATGTTCTCCCGTACTAATGATGTTTAGCTATATTCTATTTAATTTGTGctgaaaaaaatatgtaattgtcacttgttttgatcattttcattAATGTGAATGTtagtttattatcatttttaattatgtttatacACTATGCACTtatactattaattttaaatttaattttttaataacataTTGAGGCCGTATCGCCGTATCACTATCGACGTATCAATATCGCATGGTTTCCGTATCGTCGATCaatcattcattttatttaactCTTTTATAACTAATATGGATTAGGCAAAAAACGAAAACATTGTTGTGTATGAAGTTTGCAATAACGCTTGTACTCTTACCAAAATAATGGTTATATtcgaatgataaaaaaaaaatgaaaattaaagctTAAACTATAATTCGAGCAAATTTTCATTTGTATTTCTGGGGGATCTCATGTATAAAAATACGAAAGATAATTACAAAGAATAACAATTTGTCTCCGACCCATGCATCACATTCACACTCGCTGAGTGTTACATGTTTAATTTTCAAGCTTTGAAGCCAAGGTAGTGAGGAACATGAAGACCATTCAACCATTCAGCTGCAGACTTGGGTCCAGCTTGGAGCCATATACCAGCTGTGAATTTGTTAGCCTCGGCCCTGCTAATGACACCGTGATAACCCTTCCACTTGACCCTCCTCGCAACATTGGCACCAGGTCCGGTGTTTGCATACTCTGCATAGTAACATGTGTTGTGATTTTGTTCTCCTTGCCAAATGGTCCATCCATCTGGATGAATGAAATCACCAATGGTGGATTCCATGACGACAGTCTTTGCTAAATACTTCCATGGTCTGCCCAAGTAAGACCGAATTGTGAATCTTTCTGGGAACAATGCTGCTTCTGGGATGATATTGCAATCCTGGATCACAATACCAGTATTCAAATTCATCGTGTCTGATCCGTCTGCAGTAATTGTGTTGAATTGCCCTTTGCCAGGCTTTCTTACAATGATTGTAGAGTGTTGGATCAAGGTAGCAGATGATCCAAAGATGAAGTCAACGGTACCCGAGACAAGACAATTGCGGTAGTACTGTCTGTTGCTTTGAACATACAAGCTGTCTTGGTAACCCACGATATGGCAACCCACCAAAGCAGACATATCTCCTTGGTTTCTAAATGCCACAGCTTGGTGACCATCAGGACCGGCTGTGTTCTCAAATGTCATTGCCTTTCCAATGAACCCCATTGCGGTGTTGGCTGCATTCATGGATAATCAATTAATTAGTAATTTCGATCACATTGGCTatatatgtcaatgttatatgTGTATCTATATCTTTTCAATGTTAGttatgttttcttcaaaaatgaattttgagaGTGATGCCACTTTTTCTCATATACTCTTTCTTCATTCAtaagtaaataattaattaaataaaataaaaaagttttgatCGATGATAATTGAATTAAGTACCGAAGGTGGCGGTTTGCATGGTCTTGACACCAGCAGCAAAGCTCTTTCTACCAGTGACAATGGTCCTTGCAGGGCCATCACCATACATAAGAATGTTAACAGCATCCTTGGGGACAGTGATGTATTCGTCATAGACACCGGCCTTAACGTAGATAACATATCTGCCTTTGTTTCCCTTAGGGTAAGAGGCAAGAGCAGCCTGGATGGTTTTAAATTGGCCGCTACCATCCTTGGCAACAACAGCATTAGGCATAATATTTGCTCTCCAATTTTTTCGTTGCATTTTAGCCAAAAGCTTGCGATCAGAAGAAGAGATCCATGAAGGGTATCCTTGATCGTCAACAGTCACCTCAGAATTAAGAAGACGACGGGAAGCAGGTTTGACATCAAACTTCAAGTTGAATTGCTGGAGGATGTCGGACAAACCAGTCACAATGTCAAGGGCAACAGCGGTAACCTTTTGTACGCTGTCCAAACTCTGAACATGGAATTGCTCCTTGATCTTCTTCTCACCATCATTTGCATCGTCAAATCCTTCCATACAAGCTTGTCTGTAAGAGATAACCGCACTCAACCAATTCCTCATATCAGCGATTTGGTCATGAACAGCTTGAATGTTGTTGTCATGAACACACTTGGTGGAGAGGTCAAGACTGTCCAAAGCGAATTGCATCAAGTCCTTGCAGTCATTAAGAGCCATCTTGGCACCATTTTCCTTTCCATACTCAGTGGTGAGCCTTTCACTCATGTTAAAGGCCTTAATGACATTGTCGGTGGCTGCCTTCACGGAGGCTGCTATGTATGCCTTCGGGTCAGCGGCATCGGCGCCATGCACAGAGCTAAGAGTTTCATGACAGAGTTTTTGGTCTTGTGAGTTTTGGCACATAATTCTAAGATTTCTTTGTTGAGTTTGAACCTCGGGGTCTTCACCATTTTTGCGAACGGCGACAACAACACCGATGGCAACACCTACAACGAGAATAAGAGAAACAGCGGAGATAATTACCTTTCCcgacatttattttttattttttattttctactcAAATTATTAGAAGACTAGTTTCCTCCCCTTAGGTGTTTTAGTAGGGGAGGCTTATTGGAGATCCCTGAAGAGTTATGGGATGATGTTATGGTTTTTATAGGTTATCAATAAAAGTTTTAACCAACCAAAGTAAATTCTATATCTGGCATGTTTTTTAGATGATAGGCACATAATTGTCGTAAACTTCTCGGTTAATTTAAGTAATGTGTTGAAACGCTGTCtaccacttttttttcttccttctaaaATTGCAAATTTGTTGTGATGTTTTGCAAGAAAACAGCATTTCTataataatgttaattaatattttgaggTAAATTGGAGAAGGTTGACAGACATTTTAATGTCTAAAATTAGTTGAAGGAGACCATTTCTAGGATCTCGAGTTccttattttttgtgtgtacaCGTGTGTGGTCTAAAAAGGGATGCTATTACCATTGTACCATTTGTGGATTAGTATATCATAgctgataataataataatttacgATAGTTATTTGGTACCATATTGAGTTGtggatttttatttaaaaaactaattttgagTTGTGGTTGACTCGCATTAATCCATTATCGTTCTAGCCAAGTATAACTTTTAGGAACTACAGTAGTTTAAACTActtttgttatatatttatacaaattcaatttaataaatgaacTATCAAGCAGCTATGTTAAATATAAACCTTCAAAATACTCTTGATATTTAGAAGtttaatgacaagtccttcaaaactAGGAGAAACATTCATCCTAAATGCCGGTTTAGGGGTGCAACAAGGCCtgtaaaacaagaaaattgACTGTTAACAGTCACTAAATGTTAATTGTTCATAGATAAAGGTTCATTGATATTCAGGctatatgttttgttttaaatctATCTACCGTCTTGTTTGTAGGtaaaagcaaaaaacaaaaaattgatgatttttttaaaatagaggaTGACTCTTTAATATATTACGTTTTGTCGggtgttatatttttttttggtctaatagtctagtggttagagctcacacaattaaatgttgagaagtggggtgtccggggttcgaaccccgacccctgcataaattattcaatgtccctatcaactgagctaagctcacggaaaCTTGTCGGATGTTATTTACTATTTAAAtagatgataaaattttaaaattaaaattgccctttttttatttagggtcaattttttatatttaaatatggcCTCCAATTTAAACGAGTCTTCTCTTATTAGCTAAATCCTTACATTATAGTTGATGCTAaagaaatttaatatattaggAAATTAATCAGAAGATTTGTTTGGACTGTAAAGTCATAAATAGAGAGAACTTAACTACCGAACAAAGAGTATTGATGATGGATGTAAAGGTTAAGAGGAGTGTAAAGAGAAGAAGCCATAGTGGGGCTCCGCGAATTAAGTGGTGGCATTTAAAGGGtgaaaaacaacatattttccAAGACAAGATCTTAGAGGGAGGTTTCAAGCAACAACAAAGAAGCACTAATGATATGTGGGACAAGATGGCACATGAGGTTAAAAAAGTAGCAAAAGCGACATTGGGAGAGTTAAGAGGTTTTGGACATAGGGGTAAAGAATCTTGGTGGTGAAATGACATTGAGCAGAGTAGAGTTCGGATCAAAAGAGATTGTTTTACAGATTGGTCTAGGTGTAAAAATGCTCAAACTTGGGATAAATATAAGACAGCTAGGAAAGAGGCTAAGAAGGCAATGAGCAAAGCAAAAATTCGAGCTTTTGAAGGATTATACCAATCTTTAGGTACCAAGGAGGAGAAAAATCTATGTATAAGATTGCTAAGGGAAGAGAAAGAAAGACAAGAGACCTGGACTAGGTGAAGTGTATCcttgtttattaattttattaggtcCGCAgaaatttaacctaatttttttttggatttttttttactattttttgttcactttcttttttaaggaaatattttgtacacttatttaatactaaaaaaaatgcattgctCCAATTTATTCCTATCTTCttggcttgtttttttttttgctatcgtcttgccttttttttgacaatattttgtacacaatactagaaaaattcatcgcactaatttcatgcctttttttgataatattttgtacactttttttttgaaccaatttcatgcctttatttcattcttatcatgttgcctttttttaatacgtttacaaacaAAATACCCTAATTTTCATGCAAACTCGGCTACTTTTTGAGGAGAAGGTTTATTTGAGTTATGATTCACCTATTCATTGTAACTTAAACGGTGATCATATTGACGATGTTCATACACCCGAATTCCTCAACACCATAACTACTTCTGGACCGCCTAATCACAAATTAATGTTAAAGGTTGGTGTGCCAGTTattttgttgagaaatataGATACACGATATGGATTATGCAATGGAACCAGATTGGTTATCACTAGGATGGGAAGATACGTCATTGAGGGGTGGGTCATTTCCGAAACTAATGTTGGTGATCAGGTTTTTGTATCCATGTTATCTATATCGCCTTCAGATGTAAGGATTCCCTTTAAGTTTCAACGAAGACAATTTCCTTTGACTGTATCATTTGCAATGACAATTAACAAAAGTTAAAGGCAGTCGCTTAAACATGTTGGTGTATATCTACCAACACCTGTATTTTCTCACGGACAGTTGTATGTTGTTGTTTCAAGAGTTACATCCAGAGAAGGACTAAAGATATTGATcactgatgaagatgatgaagatacCAATGTAACGTCTAATGTCGTATATGAGGAAGTAAGTAATTCACAATGTGTGATGAAACTACATGCCAATGtactaaaaatttcataattaagaagatgatgaatttgTTCATCAATAATCCATGTTTTTCTTTACCCTTTTATGTTGACAAAAATCCAATAAGCTTCACCGTTTTTTCTATATTGAATTTGTGTTTTGGATTTGGGGTATTTTGagggtttgatttttgtgctCGGATCTATGTATTTTGTTGGGTTTGATTTTTAATTCTTATCTGATAGAtttttttagcaagtgtactaaatactatcgaagtagtaaaaatatcgttccaaCGAGGACtatgttaatctcaatttaacaataaggttaatatttaggatgtgtaaatttcttttagttgcccgaggcagtagttttggtttgcataaaattaaataaacagaaaataaagatagagttggaaagaataagagagagatgagattaggtctttcgaatcatctatgtttccctaattggtatactgcacctattcttatgaatgattttctagttccacgatagttaacaaaatagtcctaatcaatcccttgagttagaaccctcttctcaaactacagcccctaattccttaggtggtctaataatctttgaaggtttaagaacgttaacctagtatcactaataaaggattatccattcctagactaaccatgtttattagaacaattcaattaggtataagtcgaaagctagggtcagtagtcattcgttctcactaaatcatgtttatatttgatcaggatataaaaagcattaagaacaattgaattgaataaaaactaaattgtcattcacaataaataaagtttcacagcaacatgaatcaattagggttacacagattcatctcagacctaatcaaAGGAATTTAGTTAGACATGATAAAAAGAATTAagcatataaataaaagaaattacaatgTTTTGATATTGAGAATTTCTTGAACTGATATGCCTTTTTTTCTTTGTGCATGTGTTGAAGCCTTGCTCCTTCTCTGCTCTCGGGAACCGTGCCTCCAAAACCTTCCAAAACGTGAAATATGTATCAGCAGCCGTCCCGTTGTTACCTAATGCCTCTTGCTTTTATAACCTTCTTGTAACCTAGTTTTTCAATTCCAATCAGCATGTTACGTTTCTTTATGCTCAAGAAACATGATAAATAAAGCCCAATTGTATCTTCTTTTCACACCTTCCATATTATGATATTCTTTTGTTTCCTTTCATTCAATTCTCACTTTGTTTTACGTGGCTCTTTTGTattaatcatattttctctTGCCACATGttcctaaaatcgtgtcacgaaatagccatcgtgacacgttttaacCAATGTCGAATGAACCTCATCTTATgttccaaatcgtgacacgtttttcaGTAATTGTGACACGATGCCTTCTTTTCAGTTTCTTCagctttttcttgtttttcttgctgcttaagcttgcttgtgaactcaaaaatatcataaaaagactctaaaaatagtgaatgactgactgtcatcacaaCTCCAAACTTGAACcattccttgtcctcaaggaatttACTTGCAATATTGACAATcgacagtaaaataacaattacctgaTCAAGCGATAGTACCCAAAAGTTCAACACCTTACTAGCTAAAGATGAGCTAGTTTGACTTGTTAGCAATCACCAATTCACAACTCCACGCAACAATATGAAAGGGTTCACACACAATCGACATGCAATCTACATATTACCATAcgcttgaaaagtttctaaacgtcaatcaaaatcaatgtcaatgcaCACTTTGAGGTCTTAAAGGGTTATAACGGAGCTTAGGTGAAGGTGggataatatttggataagtaggctacacaaaatttgagttaggcaTTCCTACGGAAGTTAAgcacaaaattcaattcatcattcattcaccttttggaacaacaattctTGCAAGAGTACTAGAGATTATTTATAACAATTGGGACAATCGAATTTAAAGTTACTCGGTTTTTCAATGTCTTGTCCCTTTTTcattctattcttttttttttttttaatacaccatTTTGGCATATTGTTTTAATGagaatgttctttttttttttttttcttttctttctttgttctctagtacccccaccccaaacttaattggttgcaaattccaatagcaaccccaaacttaatattTAGCAACATTCTACAATGCCTAACTCGGAAAAACAATAAGGGGTAAATCCTAAAAGTCTCTAAGCTTGTAAtgtagtttgtcaccgaacaaaaagatcTAAACCTACCAACTCAATTTGGCTGAAGAAAggataaaatttcaaaacaatcaGGGTAGGCTTTAAAAGGCTCACAGGACCAAGCACTTTTGCCTCAGTGTGTATATGACAAAGATCAATCGACAGCagagaaaaattgcaagttctagaaatgtaaatgcatggaacactctttagaagtaaattggaaaaataaaatttggccaTGAACCTTACATTTTAGATTTCTGGGAGTTGTGACTACCTATCTTTCACTGCCGTACACTTCGCCTTTGAATCACAAGTCACTCctccttttgaacttttggaataccaCTTGAACACGTATTTGTTACTAAATtggaaaaaatcaacaaacaagcaaattcatcaataataaacaagttcaGATTCAATCACATAACAGGGGGatacaaccaaaataaaaattaaagacaaattgtttgactcaacaatagaaataaattactgaaaataaagacataataaaaaggatgggttgcctcccaccaagCGCTTTCTTTTACGTCATTGAGCTTGACGCTTCAACCACTGTTAGGGTGGCAAAAATGATAAAAGGAATATAtcacccttcttcttcctcctgtTTGGTAGGAATTCCATGAATTTGGCGTAAAGAATCAGATACTCCCATGCACTCACTGTTGATCTTTTGGAATTTAAGCTCTCCCACCTTAGAGAAGGACGTGCATCCATTTGCACACGAGTTATTTCCTTAACCTCCGTTGATCCAGACTTCGGAAAAATATCCACACTCCTCACTTTGGGATTTTCTTCCACAACAACCTCGTGACACTCAGTCTCCATCTGAACCAGCTTCTTCTGAGACTCATGTGCTTTCTCAACAAGATCACCACACtgaacatcaaacttctcaaatgaaacttgatttgacaccaagaaatcatctaaaatattttgaagttgagtattgtaatcgatgttgatcacctctttcttctcttcacaatTACTACATGGTTGATTCGCCTCATAACGACCACATCTCTCATTTAATCTCGAGATTTTTCTGTCCAAATATCATATCTTCAAAgatagcatatatttttcatacttcAACATACCAATCTCTTCTGTGTCATGGAGGTATAACCTGTCTATCATAACTGCAAAATttggataaactttttagtagcacagtgcaatgagaagaaaaataagagcataaatcatatatttttttttattaatttttattttatttttatatataaacaaaaatataaatgacagaaatcctaaataaaaacaaaattaccaaattgaaatgactcaacagtccccggcagcggcgccaaaaacttgatagatttttttagcaagtgtactaaatactatcgtagtagtaaaaatatcgttccaaCGAGGACtatgttaatctcaatttaacaataaggttaatatttaggatgtgtaaatttcttttagttgcccgaggcagtagttttggtttgcataaaattaaataaacagaaaataaagatagagttggaaagaataagagagagatgagattaggtctttcgaatcatctatgttcccctaattggtatactgcacctattcttatgaatgattttctagttccacgatagttaacaaaatagtcctaatcaatcccttgagttagaaccctcttctcaaactacagcccctaattccttaggtggtctaataatctttgaaggtttaagaacgttaacctaGTATCACTAATAaagggtcagtagtcattcgttctcactaaatcatgtttatatttgatcaggatataaaaagcattaagaacaattgaattgaataaaaactaaattgtcattcacaataaagaGAGTTTTAcaatcaattagggttacacacattcatctcagacctaatcaaAGGAATTTAGTTAGACATGATAAAAAGAATTAagcatataaataaaagaaattacaatgTTTTGATATTGAGAATTTCTTGAACTGATATGCCTTTTTTTCTTTGTGCATGTGTTGAAGCCTTGCTCCTTCTCTGCTCTCGGGAACCGTGCCTCCAAAACCTTCCAAAACGTGAAATATGTATCAGCAGCCATCCCGTTGTTACCTAATGCCTCTTGCTTTTATAACCTTCTTGTAACCTAGTTTTTCAATTCCAATCAGCATGTTACGTTTCTTTATGCTCAAGAAACATGATAAATAAAGCCCAGTTGTTTCTTCTTTTCACACCTTCCATATTATGATATTCTTTTGTTTCCTTTCATTCAATTCTCACTTTGTTTTATGTGGCTCTTTTGTattaatcatattttctctTGCCACATGttcctaaaatcgtgtcacgaaatagccatcgtgacacgttttaacCAATGTCGAAT containing:
- the LOC11435293 gene encoding pectinesterase 4 → MQRKNWRANIMPNAVVAKDGSGQFKTIQAALASYPKGNKGRYVIYVKAGVYDEYITVPKDAVNILMYGDGPARTIVTGRKSFAAGVKTMQTATFANTAMGFIGKAMTFENTAGPDGHQAVAFRNQGDMSALVGCHIVGYQDSLYVQSNRQYYRNCLVSGTVDFIFGSSATLIQHSTIIVRKPGKGQFNTITADGSDTMNLNTGIVIQDCNIIPEAALFPERFTIRSYLGRPWKYLAKTVVMESTIGDFIHPDGWTIWQGEQNHNTCYYAEYANTGPGANVARRVKWKGYHGVISRAEANKFTAGIWLQAGPKSAAEWLNGLHVPHYLGFKA